A stretch of DNA from Takifugu flavidus isolate HTHZ2018 chromosome 22, ASM371156v2, whole genome shotgun sequence:
ccTCAAAGTTCGACGTACTGTGCGTTCAGAGATGCTCTTCTGCCTACCTTGGTTGTAACGGGTGGTTATTTGAGtcactgttgcctttctatcagCTCGAACCAGTCTggccattctcctctgacctctggcatcAACAAGACATTTCCGCCCACAGAACTGCCGCTCACtggatattttttctttttcggaccattctctgtaaaccctagagatggttgtgcgtgaaaatcccagtagatcagcagtttctgaaatactcagaccagcccttctggcaccaacaaccatgcCACGTTCAAAGTCACTCAAATCACCTTTCTTCCCCATACTGATGCTCGGTTTGAACTGCAGGAGATTGTCTTGACCATGTCTACATCCCTAAATGCACTGAGTTGCcgccatgtgattggctgattagaaaTTAAGTGTTAACGAGCAGTTGGACcggtgtacctaataaagtggccggtgagtgtataTATCTTTAAAATTATTGGGTAAAAGTAGTCTTTCAAACGACTTGTGTCATCAATGACAGGGAACCGCAACACTAACAATGACGTAATCTTTCCGAGCCAACATCCAACAGACATGATACTTTGATTTTAAACTATATCCATGATATCATCAGGCACTGTTGTGTAATTCGGCACATTTTTAGGTGACACATGGATATGTCTTCACATACAAAAATATTACTAAACATCGATGACCCGAGGGGTTAAAGAACAGCACCATTACTAATAGAATAACAATACGTAATTCGTAAATATAAACGGACTTAACAGAGATCAGCAAACGTGTAATATTAATGCCTTTGTAGCCTGTGAAGGTTGCACAGCGAACGTCATTTCTGTACTTTGCCCAGTTCGGATTCTGAAGTACGTAAAAAACTTTGGCCGGGGACGCCTGAACTCACCTCCTCTGTGGCGgtgggacaataaaacacaagcACGGTCGTGGTCAGAACATTGATCAGAAGTCCAACTATAGTGAGCGTGTTTGGTGCGACCCATAACGGTATCTGCTGGACGAGCCAGTTCCAGTAGATTTGCAAAGGCGGCTCCAGCAGGGATCGACCGGTGGCGCTGTATTTATGCTCCTCCAGCCGCTTGAGCTGAGCGGCTGACAGCGGCTCCGACCACAGGACGTGCGGCATTatttcccctccctcctgccGGATCACGGCTCAGGTTGCGGTGACAATCCCGATATTTCCAAAGAGTCTGAAAGCGGTCTCGTAATCGTCACTCGTTAGAGCAACAATAGCAGCTAATTTGTCATTTATAGCTAGCTGACTAGCCGAGGGCATTTCCAGGGCGGACCCATGAGACGGCGATGTGTTTCTGATCGAATTCCGGAAGTGAGCAACGCAGCTTGAAATCTGAAGCGGAAATGCATTTACGTTGtaaacaacacatttgtttttacttctttttgCATATCTGAGATATAGTTTTGACCAATAAGACCCACGTTTATGATTTTTCATCTAATATTTAAATATGCGAGATCTTCAggtatttgattattttatttaaatgtatgtttcAAGGATTTcaagttttttttgtgtgtgtttttcatctttgacaTTTTCGGGGAAAATATAGCTGTACAAGTATATCATAAACAACCAGGTGCaatttatacatttaaatttaaaattccCCTCACATtctcagaaaaataaatatacagcTAAAAAGATTTCTTAAACTACTTAATCGggaaacatttaaattaaactttGACTCTTTATGAGAAGTTAGAAACTCTAATTTGGCatcttaataaaaaataatgtaaatatttttctgctttttggtAAAACAACAGTACTATATTTTGCCATTTTGGTTACGTTAATTTATGCACGCTGGATGATTTTTATTTAGCCTTATATTGATGGTATCACTGCGTTTCGGTGCTCATGAACGTGTGCTTTTATCTCTATTCCGACAGATTATTACAAgggaaacacatttaaatagcACTGGAAAATGCGGTTGTTCTTGttacttttttttattgaaatccATGGAACATAATTACAAATTTTATGCATGCACACCACATTAACCAAGCCTAAATCCAAATATTATAATGTGTCATGCAGTACAGTATATAGTGTAGGGcggaaaaagaggggaaaataataataccaaaataaaactgtttacaAAATTATTCATCCGATagtttgctttattttgctGTGTAACAGTATGACACACCATGAAACTCCAAAATTTAGTTTATACACACTCAGTTTCTCTTCACATAGTTCCCAGAGATAAGTTATCGCCTTCTACAACAAGGTGTGTTTCCCTGTGAGAAATCAAATCACTGCTGACATGCAATTGAGTTGACACGGCTTTTGAAACGGGTAACATAGTTATTAGGTGACTTCATCTATGGTAGTTAGCTCTAATCTGTACACAGCATACCAAACCACAGACCAGCATAACCTGCTTCACACCTGTCTCTCTACTTCCACAATTATTTCCCCTGCCTGCGAGCAGCTGAATGGGGAAAGTGGAGGTTCACCGGTGGTGACATGTCTGCACAACTATATAAAGTGTCTCATTTCGCAATCTGTCCCATTTTACTTTTCCTGCTCCAAAATCTTTGTTTCATTCATGTACTGGTTGATCAGATGAAGGGGTACTCCACGCTGCATCAGCTCATAGAATGTGAAGCCTCCTGAGGGATGAGAAGAAGGACTAATGATATTGTGGAAGATTAAGTTGCTCACAAGAAGAATTAACAGAAAAGGAGCAGGAGTGGTAATATGCTCAACAGAAATTGGACACATTGCACTTTGGTAAtcaaaaaccccaaaacaaacagccacagGCTTGCAGAAGCATATATCTGACATTTAACGTCATAGGTTATCACAAGATAAGAAGATTTCTGACATAACAAAATGCCAAATTGTTTCCAAATTTGctaaaaatgtttctttaattaaaaggaaacCAGCATAACACACGGAAATTCCAGTTACTATGGTAACCCTTTCAGTATACTCACtgtgtgttgtttcctcagtATTTCAGAGAAAAACACTCAGCGTGTCCGGTCTCAATTTATCGGCAGCTCGTTTGCAAATTTGCGAACCCTTTTACTCACCTTATCCGACAGCTATGACAATTGATTAAAAAATTGAAAAACGCTGTCGAGAAAGAGAGCCAGccaagagcagagctggaggaacagCTCGGGCAGAAGTTGTCATGCAAACCTTGTCTCGCTGAGAAAAAGTGAGGTGACATGCTTGCTGAATGATGCATAATGAGTGACATAAGCTTCATATGCCATAACCATATGAAAGCTTACCTTACGTGAGAACATACATTCACAATTCTTGAGTTtggactggaggagagagaagagaagaggggtTAACAACATGGGGTTATGTGTGTCCACCATGAACTCCTGCTGAGTTATGACTGAATTTTTTGATATGATGAGTTAACAAGAATCTGTAGAGAAGAGATTAAGAAAACATGTAAACCTCGTAGTTTTATATGTCATGCCTGCTGAAATGCTGTAGGTGTGTGAAGTAGATGAACAAGATGAACCGGCTGGAGCGGACCAGAGATAATCATGTGGTGAGGATGCGCTccatgtggtggtggtgatgagatAGTGTCACATGAATCAGATTATTTCTCATTATTGCTCATGTGTTCTATAAATGATGTCGAGGGGACGTTCGCACCAGCTCCTTATAAACTCAAGCTGGACTGTGGCTGTGGACACAACTCCTTTATCCTCAAAGTTATTGGACACTTAATTTAGCTAGTGTGATGTTGTAAAAGCAAAGTAAGTCTCAGAAAAGTCTGACGTCATCTTGTCAAGTTTATAAGAAGCTGGTGCAAAGCAGTTATATACTTACATGTCCGCTGGATGTGTGGTCATCCTTTACGTAAACCGCAACAAATTGCACAAATGCTACGGTACATTACCTTAGCAGGGCAGGTTCCCAAAAGccaattttgtgtgtttacacataGTATTTTGATTTAAGATGTGAGGGTTGCCTTTTTTTAAGAAGCAGATACCTTAAAATCACACTGACAAAAGGCATTTACACAAATGAGAATTACATGAGAGAAACAAGGCTTTTGGAAACCAGACTTGGTTGGAGTTGGAAGAGGTGCCTGGGTGGGATTCAAAGCCTGCCTCCAGTTccacactgacctttgacctcgagCTTGCAATCCACTTGAGCTTCACCCAGGTCGTTGATGGCCTTGCAGGTGTACATGCCCCCATCGTAGGGGCTGGGCTTCCTGATCTCCAGAGTACAAACCCCTTGGTTGCTAAACATGCGGTAGCGTGGGTCATCAATGATGGCTATCTTGTTCTTCATCCAGATAACTTTGGGCTGAAACAGATCATTTGTATTTAAGTGCAATTTAATGTGTATTTACCATGTATGGACATACCACTTGCACCTGTCTCCTACCTACCCTTGGGTTGGCACGGACGCTGCAGTTCAGAGTAGTATTATAGCCGGCAATAGCAAAAGTATTGATCAATGGCTGCGTGAACTTCGGAGCCTCTTTGAAGTCGTGATCTTCAAAATCCTGCGTTTTTACCTGCAGACCTGTGGGGTAGGGTGGCATTTTTTTTGCATGATACAAATGAGTGTGCATGAGTTTCCTATGCGATGTGGTATCTCCCTCAACAGAGAGCACAATGCTATCTTTCAAGAGCTGTCCATTCCCCAGAGCCATGGAAGTTACATAGTTACCTTCTTTGACAATGAGAGCActttttttggtttgggttGCAGTTTCGCTTGGGCCACACATGTTCTCCGCAAAGATCCTGAAGAAATATTCATTTCCAACCACCAGTTCGGTGATGGTGATGCAATTGCGGTGGTAGTGCTCAATGCACGTGTACCATTCCTTTGAAGATCAGAGCACATGTGCATTATTTGCTGTtttacttttgtgtgttttgggaaGAATCAGTTTTACCATCGTCTTCTTGTCTGCTTTTTGAATTGTGTAGCCTGTTATTGGGGCGTTGCCAATGTCTTTTGGAGGGGTCCATACCAGGGCGACATTTCCTCCCCAAACATCTTCGATTGTCACAGACTGGGGAGGCTGAGGTAGATCTGATAATCACAGACAGGCAGTGGTAGCTTATTATGTTCATTGAAATCATGACTGTTAAAAACAGCTTACAATTGCTAACTCAGTATTTTCTGGATCCGTCTTTTTCCATGGACAACTGAGTTGCAAAGGGTCGTTCACTCACCTACAATTTGTATGTCAATAATGGCTGTATCCATGTGGTTTTCAACCTGCACAGTCATCTCGTACTTTCCAGAGTGGCTACGTTCTGCTTTACGGATGAAGATAATGCTGTCACACTCTGTGTTGCGGATGCTAACGTTAGGATCGACATCCTTGCCCTCCTTAAGCCAGCTGACCTTTGGCCTAGGTTTTCCCTGTAGACCCCACACACTGATTGTGAGTCTGCTCAGAGATGATGTTAATATTGAAAGAACTGTTTTGAATGTTTATCTACCATAAATGGCACAACAAGGTTGACGGTTTCTCCGACTCTGCGAGTGTAGGTCTGCTTCAGGTGTCGAGGAACACGGATCTTGGGTGGTTCTGAGGGATCAAGAACCTTTTGTGTATTATTCTAGATAGCTTTTGTGCCTCTATCTTAAAATTTGTAATAAACCGATTGGGATTATGCCAAAGGAGATTACCGATAACCTCTTTAACCAGAATAGAGTGCTGGAGGGTCCGGGGAGCGCTGGCTCCAGCTGCATTGATGGCTTTGACACGAACTGTGATTTTACACCCTGGAGAAAGACCGGTGATAGTGTACTTGGTCTTCTCTGTCAACTCCGAGTTGGACACAATCCAGTCATCAGCTGTGGGCAACAAACAGAGGGTTTGGTTTAAATACTTACTCTCATCCTGCTGAGTGTGTTTAGAGGACACCGTTTGCTTACTTCCTTCTATGCAGTACTCCACCAAGTAGCCGTCAAGACCGGCAGCTCCGATTGTTTCGGGAGGGCGCCACTTTATGGTCACCGTGGTGTCAGTGACATCCTCTACGACCAGCATGGTGGGCTCACTGGTCACAGCTGAATGGATGTGAAAGTTCAGGAAAGTCAACAACTTTGTATGatggtaaaaaaaaccaaccaaagtATATTCCACTCTAGCTGGAATACAGTCAGATCTCATTAGTCCCTGCTATTCTTGTATACTGAATCATCTTTAACTCCTGTTCAACCCTCTGACAGACCTGATCTCCTAAATCTCTAATCCACTGACGATTTGGCAGCCATTATAAAGACATATTCAATATCTCCTAAAGCTCCCGCATGTCCCATGGAGGTCACTGTCAGAATACTTGGGATGGTGGGGCATCGAAAGCAACAGCTGTGCCTCTGGGTTACCAAGGGCAGATCACACAAGTGCCACCACAGGGCCACTTGAGTTTCctctattattatttttaaataatttcctGGACAAAAGTATTGGCAAAAGCATCCCATTTTCAAATTGCAAAGTTGAAGAGAAACTCACCGAGAGGCGTAAAGGCTTTGGATGGTTCACTGGGCTTAGACACACCGATTGCATTCACAGCAAAGACCCGAACTTCATACGGCACGCCTTCAATCATCTTCTTAGGTTCGAATAGTGTCTCTTTTATGAGGTCAAAATTAAGCCTCATCCATCGGGAactctgttttttctttctctcaatGAAGTAGCCTGCAGAGAACCAAATCACCTTCTGATATATGATGCCAATGTGTGAATTTATGATATTTTTGGAAGTGGCATCCAATGTTTACCTAATATTGGCGAACCTCCATCATATTTCGGAGGATCCCAGGTCATAGAGCACCAATCACCACCCACCACTGGCACTAAGGGAGACTCTGGAGGGTCAGGGATGTCTGTTGACCACATAAACTTGAGTTTAGAAGACTGCAGTTCTGCATGTGGATGGATTTAAACTTTTTGTCACAACTTACCTACAACCTTGACTTTGAGGCTGGCTGTGGCTTCCCCAGCCTCATTCTGCAGGACTATTTTGTAGTTGCCAGTGTCCTCCCGCTCTGTGACATCAATTGTCAAGCTTGTCTGGTCACCGTAGGTTTCAGCTCGGACACGCTGACCAGTCTCGAGAATCACCTGGAAACAGCAAGAGAAGCTGAAGTTTATTTTAAGTCACGTGGTTGTATTTGTTGTatcttgtgtttgtttgtttggttcaCACAGGAATCATAGTCACTGGGGCTGGACAAAAGCCCGTAGTTGTGAAAGCATCCTAGATGACTCCAAACGTACCCTCTCTCCTTTCATCCACACCACCCTGGGAGCTGGTTCTCCACTGATGGGGACCTCCAGCCGGAGTTTATTTCCTGCCACAATTGTGACTGTGTTGTCTGGGAAGTTCAAGCTTTCCAAGTGTACCCTTGGAGGGTctgcagaaatgtaaaaaaatgtgTTGGTATTGCCTTATTAGTATAATTCAGACCGACTGGAATGGTTTTGTACCAATGATGTGAACTTTGGCAGACAGGCTCTGTGAGTAGCCCTCAGGAACAAACGTGTAATCCCCTGCATCGTGAAGCGAGCAGCTCTCGATTTCAAGCCGATGGACCCTAGCAATCAAAAATGAAGTTGTTAGCTTCAAAGTAAAACATCCGGCTGCACGGGCCTTGATTAAAGTTACTTACTTGTTCCTGTGTATGATGTTGACGTGGTCGCTGGGTTGAATCAGCTGTCCGTTCCTGTACCAACGACCTGGGACGTTGCCTGGGTAAATCTCGCAGTGCAACTTGATGGGTTGACCCAGCATCGCTGTCATGTCTTGCAGGTCCTGATACACCTTCAGCGGTTTCACTAACAGTACGAAAGTATAGAGAATGAGGTCAAAGAGTGCTTTTATACCAGAATACTAACACTACCGGGAGGCTACATACAGTCAACTTGTACGTGAGCTTCCGATGTGCCTCCAGTAGCCATGACGGAATACGTGCCGGTGTCCTCTCTGGAGGCATCATCAATCACCAAAAAGTGTTTGGTTCCCTCAGCCTTAACACGGTATCTGGAGCGGACTCCTGTTGGAACTTCAATGCCATTTTTCATCCTAAAAAATATATTCCAAATAgttgcacacacagaaacacagttgTATACTCAGTTACATTATATAACCAAGTTACATTATATTGCCTCCAAACTTAACAAGCCTAATCTCCTTCTTCTAGAAGACATACCATTTGATTTGCGCACCCTCTTCTGACACCTCACACTCCAACTCAATCCTCTCGTTCACTGTTGTCTTCACGGGCTCAATACCTTTAACTATCTTTATAGGTAACTCTTAGAGAAGACAGAACAAATGCAATGCAAATAAGCAGCGACATCATTTTACTCTGACAGACCAGTATGTCATAGTGTTGGTGCATAAAATACAGGTGCATGCATACCGGTAAGTTAAATTAAAATACCTTTGACAAACAGCTCTGTGGAGCACTTCTCTTCGCCAGCAGCAACAGAATAGGCTGCGTCATCATTTACGTTGCAGTTGTTGATGACCAGAATCCTTTGTGTGCCCTTGTGTTCAAAAATATACCTGAAGAAGTAATTTGATATTCACATAATGTCTCACTAGAATCAGACTACATACAGCAAATCATATAGAAATAACCATTTGGCTTATTTGTTATTATGGCTATAATAGTTCTTAAAATGAATGCTACATGCATAGAGATCACTTCGCAacgaggacaaaaaaaaaacagatgaagGATGACATCAAAACTCATGGGGAAGGTATAAATGACTGGACAGATGGACTTACTTCCGTTGACTTAAAGTCAGCAGCAGAGCCGGAATAGGGCCGGAGCACAGGGAGAGTACAGGAGGGAATTACGGTAAACAGGAATATCAAAgacagacaaagacaaagagacaTCATTCCTGGAAAGGTAAATGTCTCAGCTCTGGAGAAAACGGCACAGGAGAACAGAAACCAGAAAACAGCAATAACCTCCCAGATGGCTTTAACACTGATTGGCTTTGGACAGATGAGATTGAGATGTACAGTAGTCATATATACCATTTAACTGATTCTTACTCTACATGCTGCACTCTGATGTCCAGTCTGCTAACAATTTTGCAGAGAATGTCCGCTTTAACTTCTGAAAAGCTAGCTTGTCATCTTTCTGCCGCAAGGACCCGGCCGGCACAGCTAATTTTAAAAAACGTAAACGTATAAAAACGTTTAGGGGGTGGCGGTTCTTATCATTCATTTTGACACACCCAGGAATAATTTACAACAAGAAGTCAACTTGAATTTGTGCATCTAATTAAATCTGTTGCAAAGCCAAACCTGAGTAAAGACCTGTGAAGGAGGTACCACCTTTTTCCTGTATGGAGGAGCACATATACAGTTAACAACAGAAGTTAACCTGCTTTTTCTACCCAAATGTAGCTCTGAGGCCTTTTGTACAATCTTACCGCCCTTCAACTGTAAATGCAACATTATATGTAGACTGATCAGAGCCACATTAGAGTTAGTAGAGAGATGCTTCTTTTGAAACGATAATGGTTCACAGTAGAGACCCGGGCATGAATGTGGAGGAGGGTTGTGTGTTTGCCCTGTTCTGTCATATGGTTCTAACTCACATAAGGAGGGTAAATGTGTGCTAAAGATGCAAACCAATGTGCaggataaaaacacaacaaaatcaCTAAGATGGGGAATGCGGCACATGAATtgcattttcttaaaaaaaaaatgcgttGAAGGGTTGAAAGGGAGGATACACGGGATACAGGAGGGTATATATCGGATATATAATAGAGAAtgtaaagaaaaatgtgttACACACTTGGGAGAAGGCCTGATTTCCTGTCCGTTCTTGTACCACTTCAGGTCAACAGTGGGGTCGGCCAGGTCAACCAACAGGCGGATCTTCCCACCTTTATCCACCTGATATGCTGATTCTAGTTTCTTAGCGAAAGCTACCAAGGATAAAATTCACAACCGCAACTGTTAATAACAAGActctttttaaatcaaatttcatGGCTGTTCAGAGCTTTTACCTtcgcttttcttttcctcttttggtATTTTCTTCATCCTCCGCAGCAGACCCCTCAGATCTGTGATGCCATATGTAAAGGCAATTTTCTCATACTCGTCTGGTCGGGCCTTTTTGAGAATCTCCCACACATCAACTTCCGGGGTATCATCCTGCTGTTTAGGCTCTCTAGTGATTCAAATCAGGGAAAAGTTGTCAAGGTAGAGGACTCAGACAGCTGACTGTGTTCTAAGGAACTGCTCTTTTGTGTCTAGAACAGAAGACATTCCTAAAGCTAACCTCTAGTTTTAATCCCTATCCCAGTCTTGCTATTTTTGCCTCTTCCAATAGAGCGTTCCTCAGAACACAATACACAAAGGGATGGGCACGCTGAGCTGCCTAAAGTTTGGCAGGGTTAAAGCCACATATGTTGAGTGTGCAGTGACAACTGGCTGAGGTTTTGTcatttgtttctcattactttgGGATTTTAATTCACCCTTTAATTACATCTTGCCTCGTTTCCTACAATGTATTCAAAGGTCGCCTTAGCCAGACTGCTGCTGGTCCAAAATACGGCCACATGTCTTCTAACTAGTACCAAACACAAGAGCAATTTCTTTCAAAATTCATGGTCTTGCCCCTATTCACCTGACTGACCCGCGGCATTGTTTCGCCCACTCTCAGGCACTCAGGTTGGCAGTTCAATCTTTGTTGGTTGTCCCCACATCTAGGAGGAAGCTGAGAGGCCACCGCGCCTTCTCAGTTGTTGTGCCAAGGTTGTGGAATCCCCGACACATCAGGCAGCCTGACTCACTTTCTGTCAGCAGCCTCCCCAAAACAAATTTTTTAGTGTTGTAGGAAAGGCTGCAGCGTATTATTTCCCACTTTTTTTGGTGTATTTCattatatatttgtttattttacctaTGTTTCTATTGGCAGCACTTTGGCATACTCTGTTGTTGTAAAATGCTGTACAAATAAAGTTGAGTTGAGTTTAAATGTCACACTGACTTCCTGGTAAACAATTCAGTTAGCGATTACTGCTGGGCAGAAGTACCCAGTAACTATAGTTACCACTCTGaagttgctgcagcagctttaacCATTATTGACAAACTTTGTTTCCGCGTGAACAAAAGAACCGTGCGTGTTTTCAGATCAAAGGAGAACAAGATTTTTCTCTATCATTAGCATATAAGTGGAACAAGTAATAATGTTGAGCCCTACAGGATGTGATTTATCATTTTATATTCCTCTTATAAACTGGCCCATCCCTTTGTTTGGTGTTTTCACACTGTCGGAGAGGCTGTGAGGCTGTTAGACGATGAAAAGGATGAGTTGTTAAAGATGTCAGGTCCATTTTAGTAAAATCACATTGCTCCGGGCATGAGTGCATCTGTTAGTTTACGTAAAGACCATCCGATTAGCCATTCATAGACATTTTCCCCAAACGGCCAGAAGGTTTGGGGTAAATAACGTACAGTATTATTCTATTCTACGATTGCCCTTCTGTTctgtttatttccaggctgtggtgaaGGAAGCTGAAATAAACACGGCGGTATTTGCCGTATATTTCTCAATTGAAATAAAAACGACAATGTAGCGATAACACTATTTTACAGCATCATTTCCCCGCGGCCCCTTACGGCATCATTAATGATGAAAAATGCTTCACCCCGCCTCATAAAGACAGATCCATGTTTCCATGAAGAGCTGTCCAATGAGGCCCATTCCCATCATTAATGTCCGTTGAGCACTTTGGAATGTTGCCTTCAAATAAAGTGTTACCGTACTACAGTTGGCCAACACTCTTGCGCGTCCAATTCCTAGAAATACATGTCATGCTGGGGACTCTACAGGATTAAAGTACTCACCCGCAGTAAGGTCTAACTGTTTTTAAACCCTAACAGTTTTCTCTACTAACCTTTGATTTCTGAATATGtaggggagaagaagagacaagCCCACAATAAATGTGCAATTTAGCCGCTGCATTGCGTCAAAGGATAAAGGATTGTACACTGAACTGGGTTATCTAAAATATGTGTAATGCTGTTTACCTAACCTGATAAATTTACCAAGGTAAAAGAAGCACAtccaaaaagcaaaaaaaaaaatggaaaaaaggtttttaaaaaatggtcaAAGGAGTAAAATTCAGGCAGGGTCGGGATGTGATTCTCACCGATGTTTTAGGAGACCACTAAAGTCAAGCTCTCCTGCATCTTCTTGTCCTTCACTGCTGTTGTTAATAAGGAGAGATTAATAAAGATTTAATCAGATCTGAACCAGTGACAGGAACTACAAAACAATGCGAAAAGCACAACGCAAAGCGGCCTCGATCGCTGTGTTAGCCCAGGGCTAACAAACGATTGCTTCTTACACAAATGCCTTGTTTTTTAGGTTTAATGATAAAAGTCAAGACACTGTATTTTGTGTAAGGTGTTTCGAGAGCACCGTTGCCGCAGCAATGCAATGGCATTACTGACAGAATGGGATGCTTTGCATTGCTTTTCAGGCACATTGTTTGGAGCAAGATGTAAACCCCAAATGTTGGCCTTTTGTTTGGAGTTAACTTGAGATTACCTTCTACAAAAGTCAATGACATAGCAACCACTATGTCACAAGCACTACATTAACACTACAtgttgatgaaatgtttattttatgtaCCAAGAgcagtttttttcctttttcttttgagTCTACAAAGGCGCCTACTTTATCCACCTTGTTTTTTTACTATCTACTACTATTTATTATGATCAACACTTTGGTTAAGTGCCTTTGCTAGCTACTCCTGTGGTTATCATCAGTGTCTGCCTAGGGTGATTTATGGACCATAGCAGTGTTTTCTGAGACTGTTTAAACATTATTACTTACAGAGGTTGGAATTTTATTAGGAGCTTCTGACAAATTTCCaacaagaacatttaaaaatccaaaagaCTAAAACACTGTTCTGCAAAGGACCAGTTCACATTCTCTATCAAGGTACTCTTAGAGATGATTTGGGTCACTTCTGTTCCTATTCTCAAAAGCAAGGTGGAAGGTGTATTTATGGTTTAATTAGGTGTAATTATGTCCTGAAGCCTCCATTCATGATTTATGGATTGGTTTTTCATTACCTCCTCTTGAAAGCTGATCGAATATCAATATTCTGAGAGCCCTGTCCAGATTCTGTAAGACAGTAAGAGCACGTCTCACGCATAGTCCGAAGCTTTTGAAGACATCAGAATGAATGAggtgtttttaaatgctttaaCGAACCTTTAACTTCCAGGTCAAAAGAGCAGCTGTCAAACTTGTCCTTGTAGGTGACCTCGCACCTGTAATTCCCAGCGTAGCTGTCTTTCGCCTTTATAATGTGCATTTCAAATGTGTGGATC
This window harbors:
- the mybpc1 gene encoding myosin-binding protein C, slow-type isoform X13 codes for the protein MPEPTKKDEMPNGQPEDDDAATTNTPSPTPQTEEANTLKKLSIELPNDSVPVPAMGRKDSVWSLGEGQAPEELDKPIETPPLSTLLIEQPQSATVSVGGDASFIAKVEAKDLLRKPTIKWFKGKWMDLASKTGKHLQLKETFDRLTKIHTFEMHIIKAKDSYAGNYRCEVTYKDKFDSCSFDLEVKESGQGSQNIDIRSAFKRSSEGQEDAGELDFSGLLKHREPKQQDDTPEVDVWEILKKARPDEYEKIAFTYGITDLRGLLRRMKKIPKEEKKSEAFAKKLESAYQVDKGGKIRLLVDLADPTVDLKWYKNGQEIRPSPKYIFEHKGTQRILVINNCNVNDDAAYSVAAGEEKCSTELFVKELPIKIVKGIEPVKTTVNERIELECEVSEEGAQIKWMKNGIEVPTGVRSRYRVKAEGTKHFLVIDDASREDTGTYSVMATGGTSEAHVQVDLKPLKVYQDLQDMTAMLGQPIKLHCEIYPGNVPGRWYRNGQLIQPSDHVNIIHRNKVHRLEIESCSLHDAGDYTFVPEGYSQSLSAKVHIIDPPRVHLESLNFPDNTVTIVAGNKLRLEVPISGEPAPRVVWMKGERVILETGQRVRAETYGDQTSLTIDVTEREDTGNYKIVLQNEAGEATASLKVKVVDIPDPPESPLVPVVGGDWCSMTWDPPKYDGGSPILGYFIERKKKQSSRWMRLNFDLIKETLFEPKKMIEGVPYEVRVFAVNAIGVSKPSEPSKAFTPLAVTSEPTMLVVEDVTDTTVTIKWRPPETIGAAGLDGYLVEYCIEGSKQTVSSKHTQQDESKYLNQTLCLLPTADDWIVSNSELTEKTKYTITGLSPGCKITVRVKAINAAGASAPRTLQHSILVKEVIEPPKIRVPRHLKQTYTRRVGETVNLVVPFMGKPRPKVSWLKEGKDVDPNVSIRNTECDSIIFIRKAERSHSGKYEMTVQVENHMDTAIIDIQIVDLPQPPQSVTIEDVWGGNVALVWTPPKDIGNAPITGYTIQKADKKTMEWYTCIEHYHRNCITITELVVGNEYFFRIFAENMCGPSETATQTKKSALIVKEGLQVKTQDFEDHDFKEAPKFTQPLINTFAIAGYNTTLNCSVRANPRPKVIWMKNKIAIIDDPRYRMFSNQGVCTLEIRKPSPYDGGMYTCKAINDLGEAQVDCKLEVKGGFTFYELMQRGVPLHLINQYMNETKILEQEK
- the mybpc1 gene encoding myosin-binding protein C, slow-type isoform X11, giving the protein MPEPTKKDEMPNGQPEDSNGAPPLPEITLEVSPPPDDDAATTNTPSPTPQTEEANTLKKLSIELPNDSVPVPAMGRKDSVWSLGEGQAPEELDKPIETPPLSTLLIEQPQSATVSVGGDASFIAKVEAKDLLRKPTIKWFKGKWMDLASKTGKHLQLKETFDRLTKIHTFEMHIIKAKDSYAGNYRCEVTYKDKFDSCSFDLEVKESGQGSQNIDIRSAFKRSSEGQEDAGELDFSGLLKHREPKQQDDTPEVDVWEILKKARPDEYEKIAFTYGITDLRGLLRRMKKIPKEEKKSEAFAKKLESAYQVDKGGKIRLLVDLADPTVDLKWYKNGQEIRPSPKYIFEHKGTQRILVINNCNVNDDAAYSVAAGEEKCSTELFVKELPIKIVKGIEPVKTTVNERIELECEVSEEGAQIKWMKNGIEVPTGVRSRYRVKAEGTKHFLVIDDASREDTGTYSVMATGGTSEAHVQVDLKPLKVYQDLQDMTAMLGQPIKLHCEIYPGNVPGRWYRNGQLIQPSDHVNIIHRNKVHRLEIESCSLHDAGDYTFVPEGYSQSLSAKVHIIDPPRVHLESLNFPDNTVTIVAGNKLRLEVPISGEPAPRVVWMKGERVILETGQRVRAETYGDQTSLTIDVTEREDTGNYKIVLQNEAGEATASLKVKVVDIPDPPESPLVPVVGGDWCSMTWDPPKYDGGSPILGYFIERKKKQSSRWMRLNFDLIKETLFEPKKMIEGVPYEVRVFAVNAIGVSKPSEPSKAFTPLAVTSEPTMLVVEDVTDTTVTIKWRPPETIGAAGLDGYLVEYCIEGSKQTVSSKHTQQDESKYLNQTLCLLPTADDWIVSNSELTEKTKYTITGLSPGCKITVRVKAINAAGASAPRTLQHSILVKEVIEPPKIRVPRHLKQTYTRRVGETVNLVVPFMGKPRPKVSWLKEGKDVDPNVSIRNTECDSIIFIRKAERSHSGKYEMTVQVENHMDTAIIDIQIVDLPQPPQSVTIEDVWGGNVALVWTPPKDIGNAPITGYTIQKADKKTMEWYTCIEHYHRNCITITELVVGNEYFFRIFAENMCGPSETATQTKKSALIVKEGLQVKTQDFEDHDFKEAPKFTQPLINTFAIAGYNTTLNCSVRANPRPKVIWMKNKIAIIDDPRYRMFSNQGVCTLEIRKPSPYDGGMYTCKAINDLGEAQVDCKLEVKGGFTFYELMQRGVPLHLINQYMNETKILEQEK